DNA from Fusobacterium sp.:
ATTTTCAATATTATTGAAGTATATAATATTTAAACTGATAAAAAGAATGACTTAAAAAAGATATTAAATTTTAGTGTTTTTTATTAAAAAAATTCTAAAAGTATATTTATATCTTAATGTCATTCTTTTTTTATTAGACAGAAGAGTATTACTTTAGAGGTACAGATGTAATATTTATTTTTTTACTTTTAATAGAAAATAATGTATAATTTAAGAAAGAATTTATAAGTAAAGAGAGGTACAAAATGAAATTTGGTGAGGTACTGAAAAAAGTAAGAACACAGCAAGGTGACAGCTTGAGAGGGTTATCTGGAAAAACGGGAATATATTTCACTTATATAGATAAAATAGAAAAAACTGAAAAGCCTATAAATGCTGAAATTCTTGAAAAACTTGTAAAAGAGTATCCTTTACAGAAAAAGGAATTAATAAAAGCATATGTAGAGGAAACAATACCTGAGTTTGTAATAGATGAAATTAGAAATACTACAGAAGGAGATACAGCAGTAACCATTATAAAAAATAATGATATAAAAGAGTTATATAATCTTTTGCTAGAAGAACTTGAAATAAATGAGCAGAAGGAAATATTAAAAATGATGATTGAAAGAGTGGAGATACTCAGCTTTAGAAAAGGTACATTAGAAAAAGATATGGAAAAATTAGATAAAATTAAAAAAAGAATAACTAAATTATAAGAAAGATTAAGCCCATAAATTTTAGAAATAAAAATTCTGAGATTTATGGGCTTTTGATTAAACTAATCAAATAATTTTTTATTTCTTGACTTTGTTCCTCTTTAGATATACAATATGCTGTATAATTTTTAAAAGTAAAAAAAGAAATACAATAAAATTTTTTAATAATTGTGTTTAACTTTAGAGGAACTAAAATTTGTGAATAAATAAAATTAATAATCCTCCTCAATTAGAAAATTCTGAATCATTTGTAAAATTTCCATAACTTTTTCTTTGTCTGTCAATACTTTATCTTCCATTAAATCCTCCTCTATGCACTTTTAAATATAACTATATTAATTTATCAGGAAAAAAGCAAGAAAAAAATATTTTAATTTTTTATTATCTAGGAAAATATATATTAATAAAATTTACAGGAGTGAGAAATGAATAATATAAGAAGTACGAGAAAACAACCATTCTGCTGGCAGGAAAAGAAAATATTGAGAGTATTGAGATGCAGCTATAATGGAGCAGAACTTCAAAAACTTAGAAATCTATATTTAACTCTTACAGAGATATACAGTGATTTTAATGGACAGGATATAAAATATTACACTGAAACAATAGCCAAATACAGTGGACTAAGCAGAGCATGGATACCTAAAGGATTAAAAATTTTTGAAGAGTTAAAAGTAATTTTATTGATTGAGGATAAGGTAGGAGGCAGGTTTAAAGGTAAGAAACTTGTATTTACACCTGAAAATCTCAAGGAAATCAATATTAAAACCGTTGTTGGAGAAACCGTTGACGGAAAAACCGTTAATGGTAAATCC
Protein-coding regions in this window:
- a CDS encoding helix-turn-helix transcriptional regulator, encoding MKFGEVLKKVRTQQGDSLRGLSGKTGIYFTYIDKIEKTEKPINAEILEKLVKEYPLQKKELIKAYVEETIPEFVIDEIRNTTEGDTAVTIIKNNDIKELYNLLLEELEINEQKEILKMMIERVEILSFRKGTLEKDMEKLDKIKKRITKL